One genomic segment of Novisyntrophococcus fermenticellae includes these proteins:
- the nagA gene encoding N-acetylglucosamine-6-phosphate deacetylase → MIIKNAVVFNSDFQFEKRDIQIKNGVFAESSEPDSEVIDGSGLYAIPGLTDVHFHGCTGYDFCDGTEEALQAIADYQLKNGITNIVPATMTFDEKRLTDIMNTAKAHKNKLGADLCGINMEGPFISTAKKGAQNPHYIHNPDIDMFRRLQNASGGLIKLVDIAPEEEGSMEFIEALKDEVTISIAHTTADYETAGLAFSKGVKQVTHLYNAMPPFTHRAPGVIGAAFDHKNVYVELICDGIHIHPSVVRATFQLFGDDRVVLISDSMMAAGLADGNYSLGGQGVEVTGSLATLSDGTIAGSVTNLMKCMRIAVQKMGVPLESAVKAAAVNPAKSVGIFDRYGSIEPGKKGNVLLLDRELNLITVIQKGKTV, encoded by the coding sequence ATGATTATCAAAAATGCAGTTGTTTTTAACAGTGATTTTCAGTTCGAAAAAAGAGATATCCAAATTAAAAATGGTGTTTTTGCGGAATCCTCCGAACCGGACAGCGAAGTGATTGATGGCAGCGGACTCTATGCAATTCCTGGCCTGACTGATGTTCATTTTCATGGATGCACGGGATATGATTTTTGTGACGGTACAGAAGAAGCACTTCAGGCAATTGCTGATTATCAGCTAAAGAATGGGATTACCAACATCGTCCCCGCCACCATGACCTTTGACGAAAAACGGTTGACAGATATTATGAATACAGCTAAAGCTCATAAGAATAAATTGGGTGCAGATTTGTGCGGAATCAACATGGAAGGCCCTTTCATATCCACTGCAAAAAAGGGCGCTCAAAATCCCCATTATATACACAACCCTGATATTGACATGTTCCGCCGTCTTCAGAATGCATCCGGCGGACTGATTAAGCTTGTGGATATTGCCCCCGAAGAAGAGGGTTCTATGGAATTTATTGAAGCCTTAAAAGATGAAGTCACAATTTCCATCGCACATACCACGGCAGATTATGAAACTGCAGGCCTGGCTTTTTCGAAGGGTGTAAAGCAGGTTACACACCTCTACAATGCCATGCCCCCGTTTACGCACAGGGCTCCCGGAGTAATCGGAGCGGCCTTTGACCATAAGAATGTCTATGTAGAATTAATCTGTGATGGCATTCATATTCATCCTTCTGTTGTCCGGGCAACCTTTCAGCTGTTTGGTGATGACCGGGTAGTTCTGATCAGTGACAGCATGATGGCCGCCGGATTAGCGGATGGGAACTATTCTCTGGGCGGGCAGGGCGTAGAAGTCACCGGTTCACTTGCCACTCTTTCAGATGGCACAATTGCAGGTTCTGTGACAAATCTTATGAAATGTATGCGTATTGCGGTTCAAAAGATGGGAGTTCCCCTGGAAAGTGCTGTAAAAGCTGCGGCCGTAAATCCCGCAAAATCTGTTGGTATCTTTGACCGTTACGGCAGTATTGAGCCTGGTAAAAAGGGCAATGTTTTGCTGTTGGATAGGGAGCTTAATCTTATAACCGTCATCCAAAAAGGAAAAACCGTTTAA
- a CDS encoding spore maturation protein, whose protein sequence is MKILLYLSDFMIPLILFYIVGYGILQKQNIYEEFVVGAKDGLKTVVTILPTLIGLMVAVGVLRASGFLDLLSKLLGVILNPVGFPTQLVPLSIVKMFSSSASTGLLLDIYKNYGTDSFIGLAASISMSCTETIFYTMSVYFVAAKVTKTRYTLAGALFATFIGLAASVILAGMM, encoded by the coding sequence ATGAAAATACTTTTATACCTTTCGGACTTTATGATACCCCTCATCCTGTTTTATATTGTGGGGTATGGGATTCTGCAGAAGCAAAATATTTATGAGGAATTTGTAGTCGGAGCAAAGGATGGTTTGAAGACCGTAGTCACGATTCTGCCTACTTTAATAGGACTTATGGTGGCGGTAGGGGTTTTGCGGGCTTCAGGATTTCTGGACCTGCTGTCAAAACTGCTTGGGGTCATCTTGAACCCTGTCGGTTTTCCCACCCAGCTTGTCCCTCTTTCTATTGTAAAGATGTTTTCCTCCTCCGCATCCACAGGACTTTTACTGGATATCTACAAGAACTATGGGACAGATTCCTTTATAGGACTTGCTGCATCCATCTCCATGTCTTGCACAGAGACCATTTTCTATACGATGTCTGTATATTTTGTGGCGGCAAAGGTGACGAAAACACGATATACATTGGCTGGCGCACTATTTGCCACGTTTATTGGCTTAGCAGCCAGCGTAATTCTGGCAGGAATGATGTGA
- a CDS encoding GntR family transcriptional regulator: protein MQEKSKITNARYLQIAIDIASKIADGQYKVGDKIFARSHIASQYGVSSETARRALCVLSDLNIVDITKGSGVIILSLEKAVDFRNQYRDYDTVDQLRMEILTGLKRQTEEMENVSKNIARLIDKTKRLHSVNPLVPYEIEITSHTPYLNKASSDINFWHNTQSTIVGIKRKDVLIISPGPYAIFQEGDIFYCIGDDASYERVKNFLYPPISEETD, encoded by the coding sequence ATGCAGGAAAAATCAAAAATTACCAATGCGAGATATCTCCAGATTGCCATTGATATTGCTTCCAAAATTGCGGACGGGCAATATAAGGTGGGAGATAAAATATTTGCCAGATCCCATATAGCAAGCCAATATGGCGTATCCAGTGAAACAGCCAGGCGTGCGTTGTGTGTTTTATCCGATTTAAATATTGTGGATATTACGAAAGGAAGCGGCGTTATCATTTTATCCCTTGAAAAGGCAGTGGATTTCAGGAATCAGTACCGGGATTACGATACCGTAGATCAGCTTAGAATGGAAATATTAACAGGTTTAAAAAGACAGACAGAAGAAATGGAAAATGTCAGTAAAAATATCGCCAGATTAATTGATAAGACCAAACGGCTGCATTCTGTTAATCCTCTTGTTCCTTATGAGATAGAAATTACCAGTCATACACCCTATTTGAATAAAGCTAGCTCGGATATTAATTTTTGGCATAACACACAGTCTACCATTGTAGGAATTAAAAGAAAGGATGTCCTCATCATTTCTCCGGGACCGTATGCCATCTTTCAGGAGGGAGATATCTTTTATTGTATTGGGGACGATGCTTCCTATGAACGGGTTAAGAACTTTTTGTATCCGCCGATTTCCGAGGAAACTGATTAA
- a CDS encoding ABC transporter ATP-binding protein, giving the protein MIRFQEITKNFKNKKVLKGISFEVKKGQLAALIGESGCGKTTTLKMINRLINPTSGQILINGTDIKDQDMIRLRRQMGYVIQQTGLFPHMTIKENIEIIPKVEGIDKAAMEKRTCELMDMVGLPASEYLNRYPTELSGGQQQRIGVARAFAMDPEIILMDEPFSALDPITRSNLQDELLAWQSQFKKTIVFVTHDMDEAIRIADMICIMKDGEILQYDTPENILKNPVNDFVSDFVGHNRIWTSPEYIRAKDIMISMPITCPPNLSLLRCLEKMRTSKVDSLMVIRPKTNELLGIIRAKDIRNAADRSIEVSNLMAADFLSVGPEDNIVDVLKMVDENNVSNIPVVDSDKTLLGLITKSSLVMTLSRQFLDNEEVNI; this is encoded by the coding sequence ATGATAAGATTTCAAGAAATAACCAAGAACTTTAAGAACAAAAAAGTACTAAAGGGTATTTCATTTGAGGTAAAAAAGGGCCAGCTGGCAGCACTGATCGGGGAAAGCGGATGTGGAAAAACAACGACACTAAAGATGATTAACCGCCTTATAAACCCTACCAGTGGACAGATTCTGATTAACGGAACTGATATTAAAGACCAGGATATGATCAGGCTCAGAAGACAGATGGGATATGTAATTCAGCAAACAGGATTGTTTCCGCATATGACAATTAAGGAAAATATTGAAATTATCCCAAAGGTAGAAGGTATTGATAAAGCTGCAATGGAGAAAAGAACCTGTGAACTGATGGATATGGTGGGATTGCCGGCTTCGGAATATCTGAATCGTTATCCTACAGAACTAAGCGGTGGACAGCAGCAAAGGATTGGGGTGGCAAGGGCCTTTGCCATGGACCCTGAGATTATACTGATGGATGAGCCCTTTTCGGCGCTTGATCCGATTACCAGATCAAACCTACAGGATGAATTGCTTGCCTGGCAGAGCCAGTTTAAGAAAACGATTGTATTTGTTACACATGATATGGATGAAGCTATAAGAATAGCAGATATGATTTGTATTATGAAAGATGGAGAGATTCTCCAATATGATACACCGGAAAATATTTTGAAAAATCCTGTCAATGATTTTGTATCGGATTTCGTAGGACATAATCGAATCTGGACTTCTCCGGAATACATCCGGGCAAAGGACATTATGATCTCAATGCCCATTACCTGCCCTCCGAATCTTTCACTTCTGCGCTGCCTTGAAAAGATGCGTACATCAAAGGTGGACAGTCTGATGGTGATTCGTCCAAAGACAAATGAACTGCTGGGGATTATTCGGGCGAAGGATATCCGGAATGCGGCGGACCGCTCAATTGAAGTTTCGAATCTTATGGCAGCTGACTTTCTAAGCGTAGGACCGGAGGATAATATTGTAGATGTGTTGAAAATGGTAGATGAAAATAACGTGTCCAATATTCCTGTAGTAGATTCCGATAAGACGCTTCTGGGCCTTATTACAAAAAGCAGCCTGGTAATGACACTTAGCAGACAGTTTTTAGATAATGAGGAGGTGAATATATAA
- a CDS encoding ABC transporter permease/substrate-binding protein, with protein sequence MKSIADFFNYIIAQKEQILTLTMAHIRLTVIAVGLAILIGVPLGILISYIKKLNKPVLGVANVIQAIPSMALLGFAIPILGIGTLPAIVMVVLYSLLPIIKNTYIGISNINPQMLEAAKGIGLTKMQRLFKIQIPLALPVIMAGIRVSSVTAVGLMTMAAFIGADGLGFLVFSGIRTVNNNQILAGAIPACLLALLVDFLLGKLEELVTPVSLMKSTSTEKLKKNRRTDKIIISLAALGIILLVSMNLFRQDNSDSRRIRIGTKDYTEQHILGHMFADLIEAKTDIKVERKINLGGTQVCFNALKNDDIDLYIDYSGTAYGDTLGYPPNPDMESVYQTVKEDFKEKYDIDVLKQMGFNNTYVLAVREDTAEKYSLKTISDLARVGDQLTAGTTLEFLNRMDGLPGLTEKYNLSFQDTTGLDGSARYQALMNDNTQVVDAFATDGLLKKFQLVTLEDDKKFFPPYYAIPLINSEIADSCPEIIPVIEELGDCLSDPVMAELNYKVDELQMEPKDVAHEFLEEHGFV encoded by the coding sequence ATGAAGTCCATTGCTGATTTTTTTAATTATATAATAGCCCAAAAAGAACAGATTTTGACTCTCACCATGGCACATATACGGCTGACTGTAATTGCTGTAGGTCTTGCAATCCTGATTGGAGTACCTCTCGGAATATTAATCAGTTATATAAAAAAGTTAAATAAACCGGTATTAGGAGTTGCCAATGTGATACAGGCTATTCCAAGTATGGCGCTATTGGGATTTGCCATTCCAATTTTAGGAATCGGAACGCTTCCGGCCATTGTAATGGTCGTGCTGTATTCCCTGCTTCCCATTATTAAAAACACATATATTGGCATCAGTAACATCAATCCTCAAATGCTGGAAGCGGCAAAAGGAATTGGACTTACGAAAATGCAGCGGCTTTTTAAAATACAAATACCTCTGGCACTGCCGGTCATTATGGCGGGAATCAGAGTTTCATCTGTAACTGCTGTTGGACTCATGACTATGGCAGCGTTTATAGGTGCGGATGGTTTGGGCTTCCTGGTATTTTCGGGAATTCGTACTGTAAATAATAACCAAATCCTGGCAGGTGCGATTCCGGCATGCCTCCTGGCCCTGCTGGTGGATTTTCTGCTCGGCAAGCTGGAGGAACTGGTAACGCCGGTCAGCCTGATGAAAAGCACCTCAACAGAAAAACTGAAAAAGAACAGAAGAACTGATAAAATCATAATTTCTCTTGCGGCGCTGGGAATTATACTTCTTGTATCGATGAACTTGTTCAGGCAAGACAACAGTGATTCCAGGCGGATTCGAATTGGAACAAAGGACTATACGGAACAGCATATTTTAGGACATATGTTTGCAGATTTAATTGAGGCCAAAACAGATATAAAAGTTGAACGAAAAATTAATCTGGGCGGTACGCAGGTCTGCTTTAACGCTCTTAAGAATGATGACATTGACTTATATATTGATTATAGCGGGACAGCCTATGGGGACACCCTGGGATATCCGCCTAATCCGGATATGGAGAGTGTGTATCAGACGGTGAAGGAAGATTTTAAAGAAAAGTATGATATAGATGTTCTTAAGCAGATGGGATTTAATAATACTTATGTGCTGGCAGTAAGAGAAGATACTGCCGAAAAGTATTCACTGAAAACCATCAGTGATCTGGCCCGGGTGGGAGATCAGCTTACGGCAGGAACCACCCTGGAATTTCTGAACCGTATGGACGGTCTTCCCGGATTAACAGAGAAATATAATCTGTCTTTTCAAGATACCACAGGACTTGACGGTTCAGCCAGATACCAGGCTTTGATGAATGATAATACACAGGTGGTAGATGCTTTTGCTACCGATGGCTTACTTAAAAAATTCCAACTTGTTACGTTGGAGGATGATAAGAAGTTCTTTCCACCATATTATGCAATTCCTTTGATAAACAGTGAAATTGCAGACTCCTGCCCTGAAATTATTCCGGTAATAGAAGAACTTGGAGACTGTTTATCTGATCCGGTTATGGCGGAGCTTAACTATAAGGTGGATGAACTGCAGATGGAGCCTAAGGATGTTGCGCATGAATTTTTAGAAGAACACGGTTTTGTATAA
- the rd gene encoding rubredoxin, translating into MTKYECEPCGYIYDPEVGDPDGGIEPGTAFEDIPDDWVCPLCGASKDMFIVVED; encoded by the coding sequence ATGACAAAATATGAATGTGAACCGTGTGGATACATCTATGACCCGGAGGTAGGAGATCCTGATGGAGGAATTGAACCCGGAACAGCTTTTGAAGATATTCCGGATGATTGGGTATGCCCTCTTTGCGGTGCAAGCAAGGATATGTTTATTGTTGTTGAAGATTAA
- a CDS encoding FAD-dependent oxidoreductase, with product MKTMELRKNFYWAGIVDKDLKVFDIIMYTEFGTTYNSYIMKAGDKTILFDTAKEPFFDEYLDKLKEEIDVTDIDYLIVSHTEPDHAGSIGRLLDLNPQLKVVATGCAIGFLKQITNREFFSIPVKDNQEMKIGNKTLRFMVVPNLHWPDTMYIYIEEEQILVTCDSFGAHYAFDDVLVSKVTDQEGYMRALKYYYDCIIGPFKPYMLKALDRIEDLDISMICTGHGPVLDDKIDFIRNIYREWSTVVNPNPAKTVIIPYVSAYGYTGLLADKIAQGIRDSGEIDVRVYDMVTASQEQVLDELGFADGILFGTPTIVGDALKPIWDLTTALSAVTHGGKLASAFGSYGWSGEGVPHIVERLKQLRMRVLDPFRVHFRPSEVEQTDAYEYGYNFGCVLQEKENPKTAQGPAKLVKCMVCGEIFDSSLEVCPVCGVGRENFVPVEVSETGYQKDSNNFYVILGNGAAGISAAKEIRKRDKTGSIVMVSEEDCSTYNRPMLTKALMADINASQIAVEDEQWYEENQIYQLLGRRVENIDTEKKEVLLSDQTRLQYTRLIYALGSESFIPPIPGCEKEEVIGIRRVTDTRKIASMLERVTEVVVIGGGVLGLEAAWELKKAGCRVTVLELAPQLMGRQLDDEAGEMLKSISENLGIQIHTGVSIHSIEGEEQVTGVRLKDGTTYPAQLVIISCGVRPNVELAVKAGIQVDRSVIVDEHMETNIPGIYAAGDCAQYHGMNYGIWPQALEEGKVAGACAAGDKDISYVPETPSLSFHGMNTALFSIGDNGKNPDLIYKTLEIKDWGKKQYEKYYFLNNRLSGVILLGNTSRLSTMTEAVNQQMTFQEMFVNVK from the coding sequence ATGAAAACTATGGAACTGAGAAAAAATTTTTACTGGGCCGGAATTGTAGATAAAGATCTGAAGGTATTTGATATCATCATGTATACCGAATTTGGTACGACTTATAATTCTTATATCATGAAGGCGGGAGATAAGACGATACTGTTTGATACTGCAAAAGAACCTTTTTTTGATGAATATCTGGACAAGTTAAAGGAAGAAATTGATGTTACGGATATTGATTATCTTATTGTAAGCCATACCGAACCGGACCATGCCGGGTCTATCGGCAGGCTTCTGGACTTAAATCCGCAGCTCAAGGTTGTTGCAACCGGATGCGCAATTGGTTTTTTGAAACAGATTACGAACAGAGAATTCTTCAGCATTCCAGTCAAGGATAACCAGGAGATGAAGATTGGGAATAAAACCCTCAGATTTATGGTGGTGCCAAATCTTCACTGGCCGGATACAATGTATATCTATATTGAAGAGGAACAGATTCTGGTAACCTGCGATTCCTTTGGCGCTCATTATGCATTTGATGATGTTCTGGTCAGCAAGGTCACGGATCAGGAAGGCTATATGAGAGCCCTTAAGTACTATTATGACTGCATTATCGGTCCATTCAAGCCGTATATGCTGAAAGCCCTTGACCGTATTGAAGATTTGGATATCTCTATGATTTGTACCGGGCATGGACCGGTTCTGGATGATAAGATTGATTTCATCCGCAACATCTACAGGGAGTGGAGTACCGTAGTGAATCCGAATCCTGCAAAGACAGTCATTATACCTTATGTAAGTGCTTATGGCTATACAGGTCTGCTGGCGGACAAGATTGCACAGGGAATCCGGGACAGCGGAGAGATAGATGTCCGTGTCTATGATATGGTTACGGCATCACAGGAACAGGTGCTGGATGAACTGGGCTTTGCCGATGGCATATTATTCGGTACACCAACGATTGTGGGGGATGCGTTGAAACCCATATGGGATCTTACCACCGCATTGTCCGCAGTAACGCATGGCGGTAAGCTGGCCAGTGCGTTCGGAAGTTATGGATGGAGCGGAGAGGGTGTGCCCCATATTGTGGAACGACTGAAGCAGCTTCGTATGAGGGTTCTGGATCCTTTTCGGGTTCATTTCAGACCCAGCGAGGTGGAACAGACAGACGCCTATGAATATGGATATAATTTTGGCTGCGTTCTCCAGGAGAAAGAAAATCCAAAGACAGCACAAGGACCCGCAAAACTGGTTAAATGTATGGTATGTGGTGAAATCTTTGATTCATCCCTGGAGGTCTGTCCTGTCTGCGGTGTAGGCAGGGAAAACTTTGTTCCGGTGGAAGTCAGTGAAACCGGCTATCAGAAAGACAGTAATAATTTTTACGTTATACTCGGAAATGGAGCAGCCGGAATCAGTGCGGCAAAGGAAATCCGAAAGAGAGATAAGACCGGTTCCATCGTGATGGTATCTGAGGAGGATTGCTCCACATATAACCGCCCTATGCTGACAAAGGCTTTAATGGCGGATATTAATGCCAGCCAGATTGCAGTAGAGGATGAGCAGTGGTATGAGGAGAATCAAATCTATCAGCTTTTGGGAAGAAGAGTTGAGAACATTGACACAGAGAAGAAAGAAGTTTTGTTGTCTGACCAGACACGTCTGCAATATACCAGATTGATTTACGCATTAGGATCCGAATCATTTATTCCGCCCATTCCGGGTTGTGAGAAGGAGGAAGTTATCGGTATCCGGAGAGTGACAGATACCCGGAAAATTGCCTCTATGCTGGAGCGCGTTACAGAGGTTGTGGTAATCGGTGGCGGTGTTTTGGGATTAGAGGCCGCATGGGAACTGAAAAAGGCTGGGTGTAGGGTTACTGTTCTGGAACTGGCTCCACAACTGATGGGACGTCAGCTGGATGATGAGGCGGGAGAGATGCTGAAAAGCATCAGTGAAAATCTGGGAATCCAGATTCATACCGGTGTCAGTATCCATTCAATCGAAGGAGAAGAACAAGTGACCGGTGTAAGGCTGAAGGACGGAACCACATATCCGGCACAGCTTGTAATTATATCCTGTGGGGTCAGACCAAACGTGGAGCTTGCCGTGAAAGCCGGAATTCAGGTAGATCGCTCTGTTATTGTGGATGAGCATATGGAGACCAACATTCCCGGCATCTATGCTGCAGGTGATTGTGCCCAATATCATGGGATGAACTATGGTATCTGGCCTCAGGCATTGGAAGAAGGAAAGGTTGCCGGCGCCTGTGCAGCCGGTGACAAGGATATCAGCTATGTGCCGGAGACTCCTTCCTTAAGCTTCCATGGTATGAATACAGCGCTGTTTTCGATTGGAGATAATGGTAAAAATCCTGATCTGATATATAAGACATTGGAGATAAAGGATTGGGGGAAGAAGCAGTATGAGAAATACTATTTTCTTAACAACCGCTTATCCGGTGTAATTCTGTTAGGAAATACCTCCAGGCTTTCAACGATGACGGAAGCAGTAAATCAGCAGATGACTTTTCAGGAGATGTTCGTAAATGTGAAATAA
- a CDS encoding DUF885 domain-containing protein, translating into MKGEACSDEYAAHHCSMKNPFPRKKRLTSFLLIPLLMLILLAVLVIPGFYSENKRFEKFTENLFRTEVCSSTINLHYTLAEPDSCNISDYPITFGSVFSGDNTRYQAALENHAALLSSFHKKRLSKKNQLTLSILEENCNAELECPDAWYLQEPLSPSLGVQAQLPVLLAEYTFRTKQDVLDYLKLLKTLPDYFQNILQLEQEKASRGLFMNDKAVDGVIAQCNSFIENPEENYLIPVFNEKLEEMSILSKKERDSCKTLHNKLIVNVVIPAYQQLIDGLDALRGSGKNDKGLVYYPNGKSYYIYLLKTQVGTDDSVAVLEHRLLTQLVSDSKEMQQLIRDDPSLLIAKEDVSAQETAEPTEILEDLKTCMAKDFPILPETSYEIKYVHEDLQEFLSPAFYLTPPVDTNSPNAIYINPHTGMGGTELYTTLAHEGFPGHLYQTNYFSETNPPLIRHLYSPGGYIEGWATYIESYAYNYADGDPQRNRLLWLNRSMNLCLYSIMDVGIHYHGWTMEKTAEFLNNFGIADDDTVSRVYQYILETPANYLKYYYGYLNFLDIREASRKAEGDNFNLKKFHQKILELGPMPFSILKEKMLS; encoded by the coding sequence TTGAAAGGAGAAGCATGTTCAGATGAATATGCTGCACATCATTGTTCTATGAAGAACCCTTTCCCTCGCAAAAAACGCCTTACCTCATTTCTTCTGATTCCACTTTTAATGCTGATACTGCTGGCTGTCCTTGTTATTCCGGGATTCTATTCTGAGAATAAGAGATTCGAAAAGTTCACCGAGAATCTGTTTCGTACCGAGGTCTGCTCATCTACAATTAATCTCCATTATACCTTGGCAGAACCAGATTCCTGCAATATCTCTGACTACCCGATTACTTTTGGTTCTGTTTTCAGTGGGGATAATACCAGGTACCAGGCAGCGCTGGAAAACCACGCCGCTCTTTTATCATCCTTTCATAAAAAACGGCTATCAAAGAAAAATCAGCTAACTCTCTCCATTTTGGAGGAAAACTGCAATGCCGAACTGGAATGTCCGGACGCATGGTATCTGCAGGAACCTTTAAGTCCCTCTCTGGGAGTTCAGGCACAGCTTCCTGTTCTGCTGGCTGAATACACCTTTCGTACAAAGCAGGATGTTTTAGATTATCTGAAACTTCTGAAGACACTTCCTGATTATTTTCAGAACATTTTACAGCTGGAACAGGAAAAGGCAAGCCGCGGCCTGTTTATGAATGATAAGGCTGTCGACGGAGTGATTGCACAATGCAATTCATTTATAGAAAATCCGGAAGAAAACTATCTGATTCCAGTCTTTAATGAGAAGCTGGAGGAAATGAGCATTTTAAGTAAAAAAGAGCGTGATTCCTGCAAAACTCTACATAATAAATTAATTGTTAATGTAGTGATTCCGGCATACCAGCAGTTAATCGATGGCCTGGATGCTTTAAGAGGAAGCGGAAAGAACGATAAAGGCCTGGTCTATTACCCGAATGGAAAATCCTATTATATCTATTTGCTTAAAACACAGGTCGGTACAGATGATTCTGTAGCTGTGCTTGAACACCGTCTTTTAACTCAGCTGGTTTCCGATTCAAAAGAGATGCAGCAGCTTATAAGAGATGACCCTTCTCTGCTCATTGCAAAAGAAGATGTATCCGCACAGGAAACAGCCGAACCCACGGAAATTCTGGAAGATCTGAAAACTTGCATGGCAAAGGATTTTCCGATCCTTCCCGAAACATCCTATGAAATAAAATACGTACATGAGGATTTGCAGGAATTCTTAAGCCCGGCCTTTTATCTGACTCCTCCTGTGGATACCAACAGTCCTAATGCCATCTACATCAACCCTCATACCGGAATGGGCGGTACTGAGTTATATACAACTTTGGCTCACGAAGGATTTCCCGGACACCTGTATCAGACCAATTACTTCTCGGAAACCAATCCTCCCCTGATCCGCCACCTGTATTCACCAGGGGGATATATTGAAGGCTGGGCAACCTATATTGAATCCTACGCCTATAACTATGCAGATGGTGATCCTCAGCGCAACCGCCTTCTTTGGCTGAACCGCTCTATGAATTTATGCCTTTACTCCATCATGGATGTGGGAATTCACTATCATGGCTGGACAATGGAAAAAACAGCCGAATTCTTAAATAATTTCGGGATTGCCGATGATGACACTGTGTCAAGGGTCTACCAGTATATTCTCGAGACGCCGGCAAATTATCTGAAATACTACTATGGCTATCTGAATTTTCTGGATATCCGGGAAGCCAGCAGGAAAGCCGAAGGCGATAATTTCAACCTGAAAAAATTTCATCAAAAAATACTGGAACTTGGCCCCATGCCCTTTTCCATCTTAAAGGAAAAAATGCTTTCCTGA
- the trxB gene encoding thioredoxin-disulfide reductase codes for MEKIYDVIIIGSGPAGLSAAIYAQRAKLSTIIIEANYISGGQVVNTYEVDNYPGLPGISGMDLSTTLRDHAEKMGSEFVRDQVLKLELDGKVKKVVTKDEEYKSRTILLATGAKHRQLGVPGEQKLAGSGVSYCATCDGAFFKDKTVAVIGGGDVALEDAIFLARICKKVYLIHRRDEFRAAKIIQDNLFAQENVEVLWNSVVTEIKGDFQVKSLTVRDVKSKEEKELEADGCFIAVGIIPNSELAQGQLELDAGGYVVAGEDGASSIPGVFAAGDVRTKLLRQIITAASDGANCITSIQNYLITA; via the coding sequence ATGGAAAAAATTTATGATGTAATCATCATCGGATCAGGTCCGGCCGGATTAAGTGCCGCGATTTATGCACAGCGGGCCAAACTCTCTACAATCATAATTGAAGCGAATTATATCAGCGGAGGCCAGGTAGTTAATACCTACGAGGTAGACAATTATCCCGGACTTCCGGGCATCAGTGGTATGGATTTAAGCACTACGCTCAGAGACCATGCTGAAAAGATGGGAAGTGAGTTCGTACGGGATCAGGTATTAAAGCTGGAGCTGGATGGTAAGGTTAAAAAGGTTGTAACGAAAGATGAGGAATATAAATCCAGGACAATATTGCTGGCTACCGGAGCAAAACACAGGCAGCTTGGTGTGCCGGGTGAACAGAAACTGGCAGGAAGCGGTGTATCCTATTGTGCGACCTGTGACGGAGCATTTTTTAAAGATAAGACCGTCGCAGTAATTGGAGGCGGTGATGTAGCATTGGAGGACGCTATTTTCCTGGCCAGAATATGCAAGAAGGTATATCTGATCCATAGAAGAGATGAATTTCGTGCTGCGAAGATCATTCAGGACAATCTGTTTGCCCAGGAAAATGTGGAGGTACTTTGGAACAGTGTTGTAACTGAAATTAAGGGAGATTTTCAAGTAAAAAGTCTGACTGTCCGGGATGTAAAGTCCAAAGAAGAGAAGGAACTGGAAGCAGATGGATGCTTTATTGCTGTGGGGATTATCCCTAATAGTGAGCTGGCACAGGGACAGTTGGAGCTGGATGCGGGAGGCTATGTTGTAGCCGGAGAGGATGGAGCTTCAAGCATTCCGGGTGTCTTTGCGGCGGGGGATGTGAGGACCAAATTGTTGCGTCAGATTATAACGGCGGCGTCAGATGGAGCGAATTGCATTACATCTATACAAAATTATCTCATTACCGCATAG